A window from Salvelinus sp. IW2-2015 linkage group LG5, ASM291031v2, whole genome shotgun sequence encodes these proteins:
- the LOC139027759 gene encoding uncharacterized protein, producing MEVEIGRYQPGVPDSGRSYSSYASQSSGRGSLEPPNGCLSICLSPTLTSSPEAIEEIQGNTEETRLQDMEALKRRKASVNKNYEWDSTDVSIQPGDQDLEGTSLFSSVSLLKSTPSMHHSRKGLKESVQFQGHHHETSRYSDPEKETVLF from the exons ATGGAGGTGGAGATTGGGAGGTATCAACCGGGAGTGCCAGACTCAGGGAGGAGCTACAGTAGCTATGCCAGCCAGAGCAGTGGCAGGGGGAGTCTGGAGCCTCCCAATGGGTGCCTGTCCATCTGCCTGTCCCCAACCCTCACCAGCTCTCCTGAGGCCATCGAGGAGATACAGGGGAACACAGAGGAGACACGTCTACAGGACATGGAGGCATTGAAAAG GAGAAAGGCCTCAGTGAATAAGAATTATGAGTGGGACTCAACTGATGTGTCCATTCAGCCAGGAGATCAAGATCTTGAAGGCACAA GCCTGTTCTCCTCAGTGAGTCTACTGAAGTCTACTCCCAGCATGCACCATTCCAGGAAGGGCCTCAAAGAGTCAGTACAATTCCAGGGTCATCACCATGAGACCAGCCGCTACTCAGACCCCGAGAAAGAGACTGTGCTGTTCTGA